A genomic window from Henningerozyma blattae CBS 6284 chromosome 3, complete genome includes:
- the TBLA0C04480 gene encoding uncharacterized protein (similar to Saccharomyces cerevisiae YGR130C; ancestral locus Anc_3.492) yields MPSSLLSSNRHSKKNKLHHNSHNKKRKNGNTDSVEPSDVLQTAINSHTLHGKGKQYKSPFRDTQTPSNMNVALKKKNHRYPTISATSPYSNMTPQDLGYKNIHPSTKRAKDIPFPVLLIENEIRQDKLFAQLTEKESQLDYLQKSQKLIKVEPIGQRPVSKSKQKDSKLKTNTDKPKATKKTQSSISDKTSIAKLDAPKGKLKKEANTEEKPDIGSESEPESSFVDAVSDQDITENLTRKSDGLAQSNVQEDDQIDTEIEDDSQDAQSWVPSDNVSVASSTSSSSIGEKPMALDLAPKIHTEVVQVYGATTSTNSKSNSNTREPTPSRSTSSFFTVFKRNSNRDQYSNSPSNQRNVNSNLTNIKTSTLREMNNVINPKATPKNPELLVKTRYNNNSIILSKSVYDLVNYNIKVHNKRVKDYINDSNIKYKEKNEEFNNSINELDLKIKSIEKDIIDYKAKIDSLMNDNVEKNDIDIENYHEKMLIKKNQIIKKNDEITYILQSSPPTAAISLDTKDAVTKQSDCTPLIKDWKSEQSKLNEQIDSKVNVIKQLNKNLADVKQKITELSESAKPAPPLSPVKKLVSSPTTNTNTNVSSNAKATANTNTASNASIHSGSSRSTITINSNDELGGDLETAISTMDQPVVNSRQLNPSSSTPAPIPKTPINTELEKSIKLQVSNKLKIKESLKNERLNLNTLISRLKDLTKNYSVKLSSTLSSASSINSMPINSSSETSSLTELNDDTNIRRGTAHSIAVKQLHRSTIPGKYQQLIKIMVLPQLVYMLLQMMVMNILLCTIGSQKKS; encoded by the coding sequence ATGCCGTCTAGTCTATTGTCTAGTAACAGACACTcgaaaaagaataaacttCATCATAATAGTCATAacaaaaaaaggaaaaatgGTAACACCGACTCTGTGGAACCTTCAGATGTCCTTCAAACTGCCATTAATTCACATACATTGCATGGTAAAGGTAAACAATACAAATCCCCTTTTCGTGATACTCAGACCCCAAGTAATATGAACGTTgctttgaaaaagaaaaaccaTAGATACCCAACAATTTCAGCTACTTCACcttattcaaatatgaCACCACAAGATTTAGGGTACAAGAATATTCACCCAAGTACCAAGAGAGCCAAGGATATTCCCTTCCCCGTTTTATtgatagaaaatgaaattagaCAGGATAAACTATTTGCTCAATTAACAGAGAAGGAATCACAATTGGActatttacaaaaatcgcaaaaattaatcaagGTTGAGCCAATTGGTCAACGACCTGTTTCAAAAAGCAAGCAAAAGGattctaaattaaaaactaACACTGACAAGCCAAAAGCAACGAAAAAGACTCAGTCTTCTATTTCTGATAAAACTTCAATTGCAAAACTAGATGCTCCTAAAGGGAAGTTGAAAAAGGAAGCCAATACGGAGGAGAAACCTGATATTGGCTCTGAGTCTGAACCAGAATCTTCGTTTGTAGATGCAGTTTCAGATCAAGATATCACGGAAAACTTGACAAGAAAATCTGATGGTCTAGCCCAATCTAATGTACAAGAAGATGATCAAATTGATActgaaattgaagatgattCGCAAGATGCTCAATCATGGGTTCCCTCTGATAATGTAAGTGTTGCTTCATCCACAAGTAGTTCTTCAATTGGTGAAAAACCAATGGCTTTGGATTTGGCACCAAAAATTCATACCGAAGTGGTTCAAGTTTATGGTGCAACCACATCTACTAACTCCAAATCAAACTCTAATACCCGTGAGCCCACTCCTTCAAGATCTActtcttctttctttactgttttcaaaagaaattcGAATCGTGATCAATATTCCAATTCGCCCTCTAATCAAAGAAATgtcaattcaaatttaactAATATTAAGACTAGTACTCTAAGAGAAATGAATAATGTGATAAATCCAAAGGCCACTCCAAAGAATCCAGAATTGTTGGTTAAAAcaagatataataataactccATAATTCTTTCTAAATCAGTTTATGATTTAGTTAATTATAACATTAAAGTTCATAATAAAAGGGTGAAGGattatattaatgattcaaatataaaatataaggaaaaaaatgaagaatttaataattccatAAATGAACTTGATTTGAAGATTAAATCGattgaaaaagatattattgattaCAAAGCCAAGATTGATTCATTAATGAACGATAATGTAGAGAAAAATGATAtcgatattgaaaattatcatGAAAAGATGTTGATTAAGAAAAaccaaattattaaaaagaatgACGAAATCACTTATATCCTACAAAGTTCACCACCAACTGCTGCAATCTCTTTGGATACAAAAGATGCTGTTACAAAGCAATCTGATTGTACACCATTGATTAAAGATTGGAAGTCAGAGCAGTCAAAACTAAATGAACAAATAGATTCAAAAGTAAATGTAATAAAgcaattgaataaaaatttggCAGAtgttaaacaaaaaattacaGAATTGTCTGAATCAGCTAAACCAGCACCACCTCTGTCTCCAGTTAAAAAACTTGTATCATCACCAacaacaaatacaaatacaaatgtAAGTTCTAATGCAAAGGCAACtgcaaatacaaatacagCTTCAAATGCAAGTATTCACTCTGGATCATCTCGTTCAACAATAACTATAAACTCCAACGATGAATTAGGTGGAGATTTAGAAACAGCAATCAGCACTATGGATCAACCTGTGGTAAATTCTCGGCAATTAAACCCTAGTAGTTCAACTCCTGCCCCTATACCAAAGACACCAATAAACacagaattagaaaaaagcATCAAACTGCAAgtatcaaataaattaaaaattaaggAATCGTTAAAGAATGAAcgtttgaatttaaatacaCTAATTTCGcgattaaaagatttaacaaaaaattattctgTAAAACTGAGTTCAACTTTATCAAGCGCTTCTTCTATTAATTCGATGCCAATCAATAGTTCTTCTGAAACGTCATCATTAActgaattaaatgatgatacCAATATAAGACGTGGAACAGCCCATTCAATTGCAGTTAAACAATTACATCGTTCTACAATTCCTGGAAAGTATCAGCAACTGATCAAAATCATGGTCCTTCCACAGTTAGTGTATATGCTTCTGCAGATGATGGTGATGAACATCCTTCTATGTACGATTGGGAGTCAGAAGAAGAGCTGA
- the TBLA0C04490 gene encoding MARVEL domain-containing protein (similar to Saccharomyces cerevisiae YGR131W and NCE102 (YPR149W); ancestral locus Anc_3.493), which yields MLSRTANVLRIINFCFLVIITGMIGKLIESEKRPHSPRVNYCMFAAPFALVTDSFYAIPANFWPSPFAWPILLWSFDFLNFTFTFTAGTVLSVGIRTHSCLNKHYLFSNKITQGSTERCRLAQASIAFYYFSFFIYLVQLVKSSLLMWENGLFKPEERGGASFRNSRRRLATQQNSAMRRRAFQQI from the coding sequence ATGCTTTCAAGAACGGCTAATGTCTTaagaattatcaatttctgTTTCCtagttattattactggGATGATTggtaaattaattgaaagtGAAAAAAGACCTCATTCCCCAAGAGTGAATTACTGTATGTTTGCCGCACCTTTTGCATTAGTAACAGATTCCTTTTATGCAATTCCAGCTAATTTCTGGCCATCACCTTTTGCCTGGCCAATTTTATTATGGTCATttgattttctaaatttcaCTTTCACATTTACTGCAGGAACAGTCTTATCAGTTGGTATAAGAACTCATTCATGTCTAAACAAGCATTATTTATTCTCAAACAAAATCACTCAAGGGTCTACTGAACGTTGTAGATTGGCTCAAGCAAGTATTGccttttattatttctcgtttttcatttatttggTTCAATTAGTgaaatcatcattattgATGTGGGAAAATGGATTATTTAAACCAGAGGAAAGAGGTGGAGCCTCTTTTAGAAATTCAAGAAGAAGATTGGCCACTCAGCAAAATTCAGCTATGCGTAGACGTGCATTCCAGCAGATttaa
- the PEX4 gene encoding E2 ubiquitin-protein ligase peroxin 4 (similar to Saccharomyces cerevisiae PEX4 (YGR133W); ancestral locus Anc_3.495) produces the protein MSRIIKEYNHIRKLNALPDNMTTLHPVSNATSDLSNWHSIILGPKDSPYHNKSFLLEIHIPTEYPSIPPVIKFNKNSIPPHCNVNFTTGEICLNILKNENWSPVWNLLYSVQAIIQLLAYPDPSSPLNIDLSRLLTLKDSKAYNSLIKYYLYNFPKPELICDCEI, from the coding sequence ATGTCCAGAattataaaagaatataacCATATCAGAAAACTAAATGCTCTACCAGATAATATGACAACTTTACATCCAGTTTCAAATGCAACTTctgatttatcaaattgGCATTCAATCATTTTAGGTCCAAAGGATTCTCCTTATCACAACAAAAGTTTCTTGTTAGAGATTCATATACCGACTGAGTATCCTAGTATACCACctgtaataaaatttaacaaaaattcCATCCCACCACATTGTAACGTAAATTTCACAACTGGAGaaatttgtttaaatattttaaaaaacgAAAATTGGTCACCCGTTTGGAACTTATTATATTCAGTTCAGgcaattattcaattattagCATACCCTGATCCTTCATCTCCACTAAATATTGATCTATCAAGATTATTAACTTTGAAAGATTCAAAAGCTTACAATTCCTTAATcaagtattatttgtataaCTTTCCTAAACCAGAACTAATATGTGATTGTGAAATCTAA